One part of the Rutidosis leptorrhynchoides isolate AG116_Rl617_1_P2 chromosome 1, CSIRO_AGI_Rlap_v1, whole genome shotgun sequence genome encodes these proteins:
- the LOC139886648 gene encoding FT-interacting protein 1-like, with the protein MGSKPAEEKKDDYKIKDTKPQLGERWPHGGVKGGGGWIMSDRVTSTYDLVEQMFYLYVRVEKARDLPINPLTASCDPYVEVKLGNYKGKTQHFEKRTYAEWRQVFAFSKDKIQSTVLEVYVKDKDMISRDDYLGKVTFDMNEVPQRVPPDSPLAPQWYRLEDRRGERKVKGEIMLAVWMGTQADEAFSEAWHSDAAKVQGEGVFSVRSKVYVSPKLWYLRVNVIEAHDVESQDKSQPPQVFVKAQVGNQILKTKLSATKTTNPLWNEDLVFVAAEPFEESLVLTLENKAGSKEEIVGRIVLPLNTFEKRLDHRPVHSRWFNLEQFGFGMLEGERRMELKFSTRIHLRACLEGGYHVLDESTMYISDQRPTARQLWKKPIGILEIGILSAQGLQGMKTKDGKKTTDAYCVAKYGQKWVRTRTILENFNPKWNEQYTWEVYDPCTVVSLGVFDNAHLGNEQGGAAKDARIGKIRIRLSTLETDRIYTHSYPLLVLQPSGLKKTGELQLAFRFTCLSLANMIYLYSQPLLPKMHYQHPLTVHQLDSLRYQAMNIVAVRLGRAEPPLRKEVVEYMLDVDSHMWSMRRSKANFFRIVSLFSGMISMSKWFGDVCHWKNPLTSILVHILFFILVCFPELILPTVFLYMFLIGVWNFRSRPRHPPHMDTKLSWAEAVLPDELDEEFDTFPSSKAQDVTKMRYDRLRSVAGRIQTVVGDIATQGERFQALLSWRDPRASCLFSVFCLFVAVALYVTPFKIVVLVTGLYLLRHPRFRSKMPSVPSNFFRRLPAKADSML; encoded by the coding sequence ATGGGTTCTAAACCAGCTGAAGAAAAAAAGGATGACTACAAAATAAAGGACACGAAGCCGCAACTCGGTGAAAGGTGGCCCCACGGCGGCGTAAAGGGAGGGGGAGGGTGGATAATGAGTGACAGAGTAACGAGCACTTACGATCTCGTGGAGCAAATGTTTTATCTTTACGTTCGGGTTGAAAAGGCCCGAGATCTTCCTATAAACCCGTTAACCGCAAGTTGTGATCCCTATGTTGAAGTAAAACTCGGCAATTATAAAGGAAAAACTCAGCATTTTGAAAAGCGGACTTACGCAGAATGGCGACAAGTATTCGCGTTCTCTAAAGATAAGATACAATCAACGGTTCTTGAAGTGTATGTTAAAGATAAAGATATGATATCAAGAGATGATTATTTAGGGAAGGTAACGTTTGATATGAATGAAGTCCCGCAACGGGTCCCACCAGATAGTCCGTTAGCCCCTCAATGGTATAGACTTGAGGACCGAAGAGGTGAAAGAAAAGTCAAAGGAGAGATAATGCTTGCGGTTTGGATGGGAACGCAAGCTGACGAGGCGTTTTCTGAAGCGTGGCATTCGGATGCCGCTAAGGTTCAAGGTGAGGGCGTTTTTAGCGTTAGATCGAAGGTGTACGTTTCGCCTAAACTTTGGTACCTTCGGGTGAACGTGATCGAAGCACATGATGTTGAAAGTCAAGACAAATCACAACCTCCACAAGTTTTTGTGAAAGCTCAAGTTGGGAATCAAATTTTGAAAACAAAATTGTCTGCAACGAAAACCACGAATCCGTTATGGAACGAAGATTTGGTGTTTGTAGCAGCCGAGCCGTTTGAAGAATCGTTGGTTCTTACGCTTGAAAACAAAGCCGGTTCGAAAGAGGAGATTGTGGGTCGAATTGTTCTTCCGCTTAATACTTTTGAAAAGCGGTTAGACCATCGGCCCGTTCATTCTCGGTGGTTCAATCTTGAACAGTTCGGGTTCGGTATGTTAGAGGGAGAAAGAAGAATGGAGCTTAAATTTTCGACCCGAATTCATCTTCGGGCTTGTCTCGAAGGTGGTTATCATGTACTAGACGAATCGACTATGTACATTAGTGACCAACGGCCCACGGCCCGTCAACTATGGAAAAAGCCAATCGGGATTCTCGAAATTGGGATATTGAGTGCACAAGGACTCCAAGGAATGAAAACGAAAGACGGGAAGAAAACGACAGATGCTTATTGTGTTGCTAAATATGGTCAAAAATGGGTCAGAACCCGAACCATACTTGAAAACTTTAATCCTAAATGGAACGAGCAGTACACATGGGAAGTTTACGACCCGTGTACAGTTGTCAGTTTGGGCGTGTTTGATAATGCCCATTTGGGTAATGAACAAGGGGGAGCAGCGAAAGACGCGAGAATTGGTAAGATAAGAATAAGGTTATCTACACTCGAAACGGATCGAATTTACACACATTCGTATCCGCTTCTCGTTTTACAACCGTCTGGTTTAAAAAAAACCGGCGAGCTCCAACTAGCGTTTCGTTTCACTTGCTTATCGCTCGCAAACATGATCTACCTTTACAGTCAACCTTTACTTCCTAAAATGCATTACCAACATCCGTTAACGGTGCACCAACTCGACAGTTTAAGATATCAAGCCATGAACATCGTTGCGGTGCGGTTGGGTCGGGCCGAACCACCACTTAGAAAAGAAGTGGTCGAGTACATGTTAGACGTCGATTCACACATGTGGAGTATGAGAAGAAGTAAAGCGAATTTCTTCCGAATAGTTTCACTATTTTCGGGTATGATTTCAATGAGCAAATGGTTTGGAGACGTTTGCCATTGGAAGAACCCGCTCACTTCGATCCTGGTTCATATCCTGTTTTTCATATTGGTGTGTTTTCCCGAACTGATTCTCCCGACAGTTTTTCTCTACATGTTCCTTATCGGAGTTTGGAACTTTAGATCGCGTCCTAGGCATCCTCCGCATATGGATACGAAACTATCGTGGGCTGAAGCGGTGTTACCGGATGAACTAGACGAAGAGTTCGACACTTTTCCGTCATCTAAGGCACAAGATGTGACGAAAATGAGATACGACCGGCTTCGTAGTGTTGCAGGGAGGATTCAAACAGTTGTTGGTGATATTGCGACACAAGGAGAAAGGTTTCAGGCACTTTTGAGCTG